CTAGCTGCAGCAAATAACTCAGTGTGGTCTGCTCCCCTGCAGTTCCCAAAGTAGGCATATCCCCAGAGCGCTACCGCTGAACCTGTCACCTCTTCAGAGCATAGTGGTATTTGTGACACTGAACCAAACCCTTCCTAATCgttttctgaaaacacaaatgCTGAACTGGCCATACACGGTTTTTTATGACATTCTCTAATTTTTACTATGAAActtgctgcaaaacaaatgtgGTCTGAGATAAGCAATGTTAGAACTGTAAGAGCTGCCAACACTTCattatgttttgttctttacatACCCTGTAGTTACTACTTCTGAATCTTGTAACTGAAACACTTTAACATGGCGTATGGTTTTAGTTTTCGAAGAGCTTTGTCCTATATCCTGCATATTTTCCATTCACTTACAAAACTTGCTTCGTCTTAAACGTGTTCTGATTCTGTCCTGACACTTGTGAAACATTAAATGATGCTGTTTCTGACATTTGAAAGCTTCCTTAGTTAATTTGTGGAGAAGGGCATATGTAGGTGCAGTGTCATGCCCCAGACTGTCTGCATCTTAGTGCCAAACCAGCTCTTAACAAAGACCATAACTTCCCTGTGTAGGCTGCGCGTAGTCACAACACAAAATTCCTTATACTGGACATTCCCCACCCCCAGGAACTGAGGCTTGGGGGATACCTGTGAGCCAAAATGAATATGGAACTGAAAATTTCAGGGGGAGTCAGGTTGTTcatgtgttttggggttgtATTTGTGGTGGTTTCTATTTTACTCTTCTTTTCCCAGTCCCcgttttaaaaaaggaaacgCTTATGAAGACCACTTGTATGCCTGACTGCTCACTCTGTAATGCAAGGCTGGTCTGCAGGCTTTTATGTGCCAGGCTAGAACGGCACAAACTGGTTCACTTTCACAGTGAGTAACAGCAAAAGACGAGGAAGCAGATTTCAGCAATGCAACGTTTCAGTAGTTGAGAGCTTCCCGgaggttttattaaaaattagttCTGTGAAGAAGAGAGAAGCGGGTCCCAGGTGTAGAGCTATGAATGAAGGATTGAATGAATTTCGGTCTGCTggtagaggaaaaaaggagtCTTTTTGCTTATGCTTCTGTTttggaaggggaggaggagaaattgAAACATTCAGAATGGAAAATGAGCTTTTGATAACTCAGGCTGTGACTCAATTCAGGAAATGTCACTTTCCCATTTTGTCCATTGCCACTGGAAATACTGTAAGTGGTGGGAATAAGCTGCTCTCAGGAGCTTTAAAAACAGATACCTGTAGAAACGCAGGAACTAAGCTTTCAGGGAAAACACTGTGCTGTGTCTTGGTTTCCTTTTCATCCTAAACCACCAATTGGCTCTGGTTTGGCATTACAGCTTGTGTTATGAATAGCTTCAGAGAGCTGAAATGCCCCCTTGTGTCTGAGGGGAAGGATGCTTTTGAATTCAGAATAATACTGCGGTCTGCTTAATAGCTGAGCACTGAAGGACAGTCAGAAAGTGACGCAGGCAAGTTcctctgaatttttaatatgGCTATCTTCCCagtttcctcttaaaaaaacagTAATGTGCTTTGAAGAGTCAGCAAAGACATGGCTTAGTAGCACAGCCTGGCTTTTATCATGCTGGTGACATGTGCCCCTTCTTGAATTCTCGCCACTGTCACGCGTGCACCTAAAGAGCAATGTTTACCCCCCACAACTTGCTGTCACGACCATGCTCGCCTGCATGGTGGCGAGTTTAAGACCTTCAGCTGTTGAGATCCTGGCACTGCTCTAACCAGATGTTTCTAGCTCTTTCCAAGCTTGCAGTGGATAACGTGACAGGCTGTATAAAATCATCATCTTGCAGCCTGCCTTCTAAACAGGAATTCTGTACCAGCTTCCTCGGCAATTTAAAACTtctctttaagaaaaagaacCCTGGACTTGCTGTCAAAATGTCTGTTAAAAATTACCTTGAAGGATGGCCTGGAGTGAGGGGGGTGTGTAACTggtttttctcctgctgtcaAGAGGGAATGTGTATGGAATAGTTGCTTAGGAAAgtctgagaaataaaatcagtgatgATCCTAATTCTATTAAGATGATCGTCAGTGACGCTACTATTTTATATTATCATTCACAGTGCCCATCCAtgagaataaataaaatcccCTGAGAACTTAAACACTGTCAGATAGTTACTATTTTGAAAGCCAGCACTTGTCAACAATTACCATACGGTGATATCTGAGAAGCAATGTCACCCATATATTTAGAAACTGTGGCAGCTGTTTGCAAATCTGGTAGTCATTTTTAATCACCAGTGGTTTACAGACTAGGGTTTTGTTACACCTAATATAAAAGCatgactttttcctttctcctacAACTGTTTGAGACTCACTTGAGTCTTTCCGTAacctttttctctcccagagCCATgctagaaaagaagaaatggagaacTAGACGATAGTAATAACTGTATTTCCTCCTGCCCCAAGCCTTTTGCAGAAGGAGCAAATTTTGAAGTCTCAGAAATGTAAAGGAGGTTTTCTTGTAGTTTCCTTGCGTTATGGTTTGTACACAAACATACCAGGGCCTCACTGTAGCAGCCACTAAATAAAAATCGCTGTGTCCTGCCCCTGTTCTCAGGCTGCACTCTGGCTAGGCTCCCCTATCCAAGAAGTCAAGCCTGCAGGTCAGGATCCGGGGGTTAGAGCAGCTACTTACTGCAGCAATAAGGAACGGAGCACCAAAAGTCAGGGAACCGGTGGGCTGATGAacactgctggaaaaaataGCCCTCCTTTCATCTTTCTCAGATAAAGATTGTGCTAATCACTACCACAGGCTCGACTGTGCAGTGACGGAGCTGGAAATCCAAAGCGGTTAATGCCCTGTTAGATAAGGAAATGTAACAGAACCAAAAGAACATGCGTGGTTctccctggggaaaaaaggcaaccTTTATCATAACCAGGTTCTGAGGTGTTACTTGAAAGCATTAGAAAGCCTCAATTATATAACAAAGTTGTGGCTAAGACCCACTCCAGGACAAAGTACAGTAAGACTGCAGTCTACATTGTAAGACTACAATCTGGTTAAGATTACTTGTTTCGGCTCTTCTCAAAGAACCAATAATTTCTCCTTGATAAGTTTCTTTTACGTAATTTAAAGGACAGCATTCAAATCAATCTTCAATGTTTATAGGAGCAACAGGATTAAAAATTGGTCTCTCCTTCTTTGATTGTATCTTACCATAATTGACTTCAAAATCTTTCTTAGTACCACTCAAGGTTTCTAGAGTTCCACTCTTGATATCATATCCCAAAGCAGAGAGTTTTTTAATTCGGTACTGAACAATTTGCGTTGTCAACTCCAGCACCATCGGTGTCTCTCTAATCTGCGCCACAGAAATTCCTTCCTTCAGTAGTCCTTCAAGTCTTTCTTCCAAAACAGGAACAGAATAGTAGAGAAGGGCTGGGCATTTCAGCACGAGCTGTTTTAGTTCTTGATCGCTGCACTTAAAGACACTTTTGGAAAAAAGCATGCTCTTCTGCATAGTCATAGAAGTAAGTTGAAAAATGAAACCTTTAAGTTTGGACAGCAGCTGTAGAACTTCATGGTCAGTGAACTCATTCTTCTGCAGAAATTCCAAGTTCTCCTGGATTGTGGTGGAGgtgtttaataaaataaatggattttggCTCAATAGCTTCAGTATCCAGATCTTCATATTTGCATCAGAACCTCCTaaacttaaataatttctttgtaatGTTTCTATCAcgtttctgtttttctcaacaGGATTATAGAAAATAGTGGGTGCGCTTGTCAAGAACCTGGTGATTATATTATTCTTCAGTCCTAACTCTTGAAAAAATAGTATATTTGCCTTCTGGTTCTCATGATATTCAGTAGTAAAAAAAGACTCTGGAAATTGCTGTATTAATTTAATTAACAGTTTTTCATTCTGGCAAACTAATTGCCATAGAGCTCTTTGAGAGTTTATCTCTGCAGGGGGATGCAGAATTGCCTCTGGGCAGCGTTCTAAAATGTTGGCTACAGCGGTCGCATCTGCTCCCATTTCCTGTAAGATGCCTGCAATTTCTTTAACATAGGCCACATCCTGGAGAAGGACCCATTCCTTCAGTCTGCGTATTTTCT
The Phalacrocorax aristotelis chromosome 1, bGulAri2.1, whole genome shotgun sequence DNA segment above includes these coding regions:
- the MTERF2 gene encoding transcription termination factor 2, mitochondrial, with the translated sequence MLRGVAHSAKDVFTFLLARSQSCNPGLNFSSVWTEVANGSFPKHSTYTTDTTSREENKKTVENLYKLSVDVKKIRRLKEWVLLQDVAYVKEIAGILQEMGADATAVANILERCPEAILHPPAEINSQRALWQLVCQNEKLLIKLIQQFPESFFTTEYHENQKANILFFQELGLKNNIITRFLTSAPTIFYNPVEKNRNVIETLQRNYLSLGGSDANMKIWILKLLSQNPFILLNTSTTIQENLEFLQKNEFTDHEVLQLLSKLKGFIFQLTSMTMQKSMLFSKSVFKCSDQELKQLVLKCPALLYYSVPVLEERLEGLLKEGISVAQIRETPMVLELTTQIVQYRIKKLSALGYDIKSGTLETLSGTKKDFEVNYGKIQSKKERPIFNPVAPINIED